In one Piliocolobus tephrosceles isolate RC106 unplaced genomic scaffold, ASM277652v3 unscaffolded_37360, whole genome shotgun sequence genomic region, the following are encoded:
- the LOC113222991 gene encoding proline-rich protein 20G-like — translation MEEPRRSKRLRSMAPNQASGGPPTEAGCSGVDHEDPIEPVQLAKPTAYVKPMRWEPPARAELARPAGRGWRRGGSWWAGRGRGSGPVLRMVPSQREGPEVYLRLNYRGEPGHQGEPEAGQNPAFSFTEAAPMPGIVQEGPGPHAAQPEVGFQEPPPAPGPAAVARQPMLALYPCIGFRPLGGSAFLRIMQTSSGTYVHEVPVYLAHIAH, via the coding sequence CTTCAGGTGGGCCTCCTACAGAGGCAGGCTGCTCTGGTGTGGACCATGAAGACCCTATAGAGCCAGTCCAACTCGCAAAACCCACTGCTTATGTGAAACCCATGAGATGGGAGCCCCCGGCTCGCGCAGAGCTGGCTCGTCCTGCAGGAAGAGGCTGGCGCAGGGGAGGAAGCTGGTGGGCAGGTCGAGGCCGTGGCAGTGGGCCCGTGCTCCGCATGGTCCCCAGCCAGAGAGAGGGGCCAGAGGTGTACCTCCGTCTGAACTACCGTGGAGAGCCAGGCCACCAGGGGGAACCGGAAGCCGGGCAGAACCCAGCCTTCTCTTTTACTGAAGCAGCTCCTATGCCCGGAATTGTGCAGGAAGGCCCCGGTCCCCATGCAGCCCAGCCTGAGGTGGGGTTTCAGGAGCCACCTCCTGCTCCTGGGCCTGCGGCTGTGGCCAGGCAGCCCATGTTGGCCCTCTATCCCTGTATCGGGTTCAGGCCTCTGGGTGGCTCAGCTTTTTTGCGCATCATGCAGACCTCCAGTGGCACCTACGTGCATGAGGTCCCAGTGTACCTTGCCCACATTGCACACTAA